The DNA sequence CTGAAGGTCCTTCCGGAGAAGCAGCGGGAGATCCTGCTGCTCCGAGTGGTCGTCGGCCTGTCGGCCGAGGAAACCGCCGACGCGGTCGGCTCCACCCCGGGCGCGGTTCGGGTGGCGCAGCACCGCGCCTTGGCCCGCCTTCGCAAGACGTTGGCAGCGGAGGAGGTGGTCTGAGTGGCTGACCAGCACGAGAAGGGCAACGGAGAAGTCGTGCGCGGACGAGATGAGAGACCGCCGCAGTCTGATGACACCCTGATCGAGGACGTCGCGGTGGAACCCGGTGACGACCTCGCGGGCATCCGAGCTGACGACGCGCTGCTCGACGCGCTGGGCGGGCGCGACGGCGAGCAGCCGGACTCGCTCGTCGACGACGAGCTGAACGCGCTGCTGCTGGCCTGGCGGCGCGAGGTCGACAGCCCGCCGATGGGCGAGCTGGTCGACACCGAGACCGCGGTGGCCACGATCGCCGCCGCCCGCCCCCAGCCGCGGGGCAGGCAACGCTTCCTGATCCCCCTCGCGAGCGCCGCCGCCGTGCTGGCGATCGCGTTCACGGGGATGAGCCTGGTCGCGCGCGACGCCCAGCCCGGCGACGCGCTCTGGGGACTGACCAGGGTCCTGTACTCCGAGCACGCGCGGTCGGTGGAAGCCGCCGTCGCCGTGCGCACCGACCTCGACACCGCTCGCGCGGCCCTGCGCGACGGCCGGTACAGCGAGGCCCGCGACGCCCTGCTCAAGGCGGGGGAGAGCCTGCCGTCGGTCTCGCCGGACGACGACAAGGACGCCCTGGTCCAGCAGCACTCGTCGTTGCTGGAGGAGCTGACCAGCACCACGCCGTCGCCGAACACGCCGACCACCGCCGGGCCGTCCACGCCGCCGGTGCTGCCGACGACCGAGCCGAGCAAGCCGTCGGCCACGGTGGTGACCACGACGACGGAACCGACCACGACGACCCAGCCGACGACGACCACGGTGACGGTCCCGAGCACGGACGGCACGGCGCAGCCGCCGCCGCCCACCTCGGGTGAGCCGGCCGGCGGCCAGACGCGGGGCGAGTCGGAGACCCCCGGTGCCACGGACGGCCAGACCACGTCCGAGAACTGACCCGCGAGCACGCGTGTGACGAAGCCCGCCCCGCACGAAGGGGGCGGGCTTCGTCACACTTTCAGCGGGCGCTCTCGGTCGCGGTGACCCCGTCGGCGTAGCCGCGGCAGTACTCCCAGCTGACGTACGCCGCCGGATCGGGGTCGTACGCGGGCTCGTGCGGGCGCATCCGGCCGTCGGACAGCAGCTGCTCCAGGCTCGACCGCAGCAGCGCCCAGTCGTGGTAGTGCGGCTCCTGGCACTCGCCGCAGTCGACCACGATTCCCCTGACACCACGGGGTTCCAGCAGCGCCTGGTACACCGCGAGGTCGCTGAGGTCGCCGATCAGCTCGGCCCGCTCGGCGTCGTCCATCGGCGGGTGGTCGTGGTCGTGGTCGGGCTCGCCGAGGGCCCGGGCCGGGTCCTCCGGGTCGCCCGCGAACGGGTCTGGTGGCAACGCGTCGTGCGGCACGACCCCGCACGGTACCGGGCGGACCCCCGACCACGTCCAGATACCATGACCTGAACCCATCGCCGCTGCGTGGCACCCGATCCGCGGCGGCGGGATCGCCGCACGACGGAAGGCAAGCCAGCCGCCATGACCAGCGAGCTCAACGCTGACGGAGTCCCGCCCAAGTTCGCCATGCTGGGACTGACCTTCGACGACGTACTGCTGCTGCCGGCCGAGTCGGAGATCGTCCCGAGCGGTGTCGACACCAGCACCAAGCTGTCGCGCAACATCACCCTGCGGGTGCCGCTGGCCTCGGCCGCGATGGACACCGTGACCGAGGGTCGGATGGCCATCTCGATGGCCCGCCAGGGCGGCATCGGCGTGCTGCACCGCAACCTGTCCCTGGAGGAGCAGGCCCGCCAGGTGGAGACCGTGAAGCGGTCCGAGGCGGGCATGGTGAGCGACCCCGTCACGTGCACCCCGGACGACACGATCAAGCACGTGGACGACCTGTGCGCCCGCTACCGGATCTCCGGCGTGCCGGTCACGGACGCCGACGGCAAGCTGGTCGGCATCATCACCAACCGCGACATGCGCTTCGAGGTGGACCACTCGCGCAAGGTCAGCGAGGTGATGACCAAGGGCCCGCTGATCACGGCCCAGGTCGGCGTCTCGGCGGAGGCCGCGCTCGGCCTGCTGCGCCGGCACAAGGTGGAGAAGCTGCCGATCGTGGACGGCGACGGCAAGCTGCGCGGCCTGATCACGGTCAAGGACTTCGTCAAGACCGAGCAGTACC is a window from the Saccharothrix saharensis genome containing:
- a CDS encoding anti-sigma-D factor RsdA, whose product is MADQHEKGNGEVVRGRDERPPQSDDTLIEDVAVEPGDDLAGIRADDALLDALGGRDGEQPDSLVDDELNALLLAWRREVDSPPMGELVDTETAVATIAAARPQPRGRQRFLIPLASAAAVLAIAFTGMSLVARDAQPGDALWGLTRVLYSEHARSVEAAVAVRTDLDTARAALRDGRYSEARDALLKAGESLPSVSPDDDKDALVQQHSSLLEELTSTTPSPNTPTTAGPSTPPVLPTTEPSKPSATVVTTTTEPTTTTQPTTTTVTVPSTDGTAQPPPPTSGEPAGGQTRGESETPGATDGQTTSEN
- a CDS encoding DUF5319 domain-containing protein, with amino-acid sequence MGSGHGIWTWSGVRPVPCGVVPHDALPPDPFAGDPEDPARALGEPDHDHDHPPMDDAERAELIGDLSDLAVYQALLEPRGVRGIVVDCGECQEPHYHDWALLRSSLEQLLSDGRMRPHEPAYDPDPAAYVSWEYCRGYADGVTATESAR